Proteins from one Planctomyces sp. SH-PL62 genomic window:
- a CDS encoding TrmH family RNA methyltransferase has translation MISELIHDLDDPRLAVYRSLKATNATRDLDCFVVEGEKLVERLIASRFPVASVLVTDRHLDRLAATIPDGVPVYVVPFEKVHDLVGFPFHRGALACGRRLPRPDWRALWGTSKGPLTFAICPQISNPENVGSIARLCDAFGVDGIFAGSSCPDPLSRRVLRVSMGSTLRVPIVVADDLLGLASELESALGVGFLAAVADDHATPFGRVEIPSRVGLVLGDEDRGVDPDWLARCRHAVTIPMNGRASSLNVSTAAAILLYHFSRRDGD, from the coding sequence ATGATTTCCGAACTCATTCACGATCTGGACGATCCCCGACTCGCGGTCTATCGCTCGCTGAAGGCGACGAACGCCACGCGCGACCTGGACTGTTTCGTCGTTGAAGGGGAGAAGCTCGTCGAACGGTTGATCGCCAGCCGCTTCCCGGTCGCCTCGGTGCTCGTCACCGATCGCCACCTGGACCGGCTCGCCGCGACCATCCCGGACGGGGTTCCGGTCTACGTCGTGCCGTTCGAGAAGGTGCATGACCTGGTGGGCTTCCCGTTCCACCGCGGGGCTCTCGCCTGCGGTCGTCGTCTTCCCCGACCCGACTGGCGGGCCCTCTGGGGGACTTCGAAAGGTCCTCTGACCTTCGCAATCTGCCCCCAGATCAGCAACCCGGAGAATGTCGGCTCGATCGCGAGGCTCTGCGACGCATTCGGAGTCGACGGGATCTTCGCCGGCTCGTCCTGCCCCGACCCGCTCTCCCGCCGCGTGCTCCGGGTCTCGATGGGCTCGACCCTCCGGGTCCCGATCGTCGTCGCGGACGACCTGCTCGGCCTGGCCTCGGAACTGGAGTCGGCGCTGGGCGTCGGCTTCCTCGCCGCCGTCGCCGACGACCACGCGACCCCCTTCGGCCGGGTCGAGATACCCAGCCGGGTGGGCCTGGTCCTCGGAGACGAGGATCGCGGGGTCGACCCGGACTGGCTGGCGCGATGCCGCCACGCCGTTACGATCCCGATGAACGGCCGCGCCAGCTCGCTCAACGTCTCGACCGCCGCCGCGATCCTGCTCTACCACTTCAGCCGTCGCGACGGGGATTGA
- a CDS encoding fused MFS/spermidine synthase, giving the protein MAGLAARTSPYALAFFSSLCIMILELVSSRLVARHVGSSLTVWNSVIGIILGGICLGNVLGGRLADRVEPRRAVGPLFALGSFLTFGALAVNATIPSIVPSPQAINWELRTILVVTLDFLLPATVLGMVGPVVAKMAVELSRKAGSAIGDVYFWGAVGSIVGTFLAGFVLIYLAPTSVIVLVVAAALALLAAILDPTPAVRSLATATAALFGAASVGPLVRTLGIGGIDLGGYQLNYLAVLGGAASLAMAVFAARALWGAPRAVSEGVLQGDEAHEDGPHASLRDLAILAFIASLAFMAMEMVAGRLVTRHLGSSVYGWTSVIGVLLAGLSVGNYLGGRVANGIQNEKQASWLFLISSVAMLLILFLDNQPQWFRESLENGPNPSVLSHAIVWNELDLPGMGPIPLSWPFRVLLVVFLVFFLPAVTMGTVSPVVAKLAVDRLRRHKRTGTAIGQVYAWGMVGSILGTFLTGFVLIDVLGTKGVLLLLAAVLALTATILGSVLHAVWAGIPLGLCVIGFLPMQWTEKIGEEWSIREPVGDPNTTQDALAYADESNYYYIKVNNEPESGGVQLRTLVLDNLIHGYFILGHPERLDYDYEHIYAMVAYRSAKASGKITRATPASSATAAEGGPLPDQVFADAQPGGTKPPELKAAVGESDVAPADEVILESPSKSWMPRIEKSTLKTLFLGGGAYTFQRHVQHVYPGTEVDVAEIDPAVTRANHAATGLPVDTPIHTSWGDARQFVERNQDDKQYDIVFGDAFNDFSVPWHLTTREFNEKIAKMLAPTGVYMINIIDAYESDAIALKKAEKRIETQKIVDPDQQERVRREHLAAAHRFGGFLGSWTATAKLTFPHVYIFGTSNETGEGQRETFVVVAAKQPLDLADLGRRDDDPRFFQKRQKTVAAPYGPDDEKAVLESRSRGIILTDDYAPVENLLAPVAETRGQD; this is encoded by the coding sequence ATGGCCGGCCTGGCAGCTCGCACCTCCCCCTACGCCCTGGCGTTCTTCAGCAGCCTCTGCATCATGATCCTGGAGCTGGTCTCCAGCCGATTGGTGGCCCGCCACGTCGGGTCGTCGCTGACCGTGTGGAACAGCGTCATCGGGATCATCCTCGGCGGCATCTGCCTGGGGAACGTCCTGGGCGGCCGCCTGGCCGACCGGGTGGAGCCCCGCCGTGCGGTGGGGCCCCTGTTCGCGCTCGGGTCGTTCCTGACATTCGGCGCGCTGGCGGTGAACGCGACGATCCCGTCGATCGTGCCGTCTCCTCAGGCGATCAACTGGGAACTTCGGACGATCCTGGTCGTCACGCTCGACTTCCTGCTGCCGGCGACGGTGCTGGGCATGGTGGGGCCGGTGGTCGCCAAGATGGCCGTCGAACTCTCGCGGAAGGCCGGCAGCGCCATCGGCGACGTCTACTTCTGGGGCGCGGTCGGCTCGATCGTCGGGACCTTCCTGGCGGGCTTCGTGCTGATCTATCTGGCCCCCACCTCGGTCATCGTCCTGGTGGTCGCCGCGGCCCTGGCCCTGCTGGCCGCGATCCTCGATCCGACCCCCGCGGTGCGTTCCCTGGCGACCGCGACGGCCGCGCTGTTCGGGGCGGCGTCGGTCGGCCCGCTGGTGCGGACGCTCGGGATCGGCGGGATCGACCTGGGGGGCTATCAGCTCAATTATCTGGCGGTGCTGGGAGGCGCGGCCTCGCTCGCGATGGCGGTCTTCGCCGCGAGGGCGCTCTGGGGCGCGCCTCGGGCGGTCTCGGAGGGGGTCCTCCAAGGAGACGAGGCCCACGAGGACGGCCCGCACGCGAGCCTGAGAGACCTGGCGATCCTGGCCTTCATCGCCAGCCTGGCGTTCATGGCGATGGAGATGGTCGCCGGCCGACTGGTGACGCGTCACCTGGGGTCGAGCGTCTACGGCTGGACCAGCGTCATCGGCGTGCTGCTCGCGGGCCTGAGCGTCGGCAACTATCTGGGGGGGCGGGTCGCCAACGGGATCCAGAATGAGAAGCAGGCGAGCTGGCTGTTCCTGATCTCTTCGGTCGCCATGCTGCTCATCCTCTTCCTGGACAACCAGCCGCAGTGGTTCCGCGAGTCGCTGGAGAACGGCCCGAACCCGAGCGTCCTCAGCCACGCGATCGTGTGGAATGAATTGGACCTGCCGGGGATGGGACCGATCCCCCTCTCCTGGCCCTTCCGCGTCTTGCTCGTGGTGTTCCTGGTCTTCTTCCTGCCGGCGGTCACGATGGGGACGGTCAGCCCGGTGGTCGCCAAGCTCGCGGTGGACCGGCTGCGACGTCACAAGCGGACGGGGACGGCCATCGGCCAGGTCTACGCCTGGGGCATGGTCGGCAGCATCCTCGGCACCTTCCTCACGGGCTTCGTCCTGATCGACGTCCTGGGGACCAAGGGGGTGCTCCTGCTGCTCGCGGCCGTCCTGGCCCTCACGGCCACGATCCTGGGATCGGTCCTGCACGCGGTCTGGGCGGGCATCCCCCTGGGCCTCTGCGTCATCGGCTTCCTCCCGATGCAGTGGACCGAGAAGATCGGCGAGGAGTGGAGCATCCGCGAGCCGGTCGGCGACCCGAACACCACACAGGATGCGCTCGCCTACGCCGATGAGAGCAACTACTACTACATCAAGGTCAACAACGAGCCCGAATCGGGGGGCGTGCAACTCCGCACGCTGGTCCTCGACAACCTGATCCACGGCTATTTCATCCTCGGCCATCCCGAACGGCTCGACTACGACTACGAGCACATCTACGCGATGGTCGCCTACCGCTCCGCCAAGGCGTCGGGCAAGATCACCCGGGCGACGCCCGCGTCGTCCGCGACCGCCGCCGAGGGCGGGCCCCTGCCCGATCAGGTCTTCGCGGACGCCCAGCCCGGCGGCACCAAGCCCCCCGAGTTGAAAGCGGCCGTCGGCGAGTCCGACGTCGCGCCGGCCGACGAGGTGATCCTCGAATCGCCGTCGAAGTCGTGGATGCCCAGGATCGAGAAATCGACGCTCAAGACGCTCTTCCTGGGGGGAGGCGCCTACACCTTCCAGCGGCACGTCCAGCACGTCTATCCGGGGACCGAGGTGGACGTCGCCGAGATCGATCCGGCCGTCACCCGCGCCAACCACGCGGCGACCGGCCTCCCCGTCGACACTCCGATCCACACCAGTTGGGGCGACGCCCGCCAATTCGTCGAGCGAAACCAGGACGATAAGCAGTATGACATCGTCTTCGGCGACGCCTTCAACGACTTCTCCGTCCCCTGGCACCTGACGACCCGCGAGTTCAACGAGAAGATCGCCAAGATGCTTGCCCCGACCGGCGTCTACATGATCAACATCATCGACGCCTACGAGTCCGACGCCATCGCCCTCAAGAAGGCCGAGAAGCGGATCGAGACCCAGAAGATCGTCGACCCCGACCAGCAGGAACGGGTCCGCCGGGAGCACCTGGCTGCGGCGCACCGCTTCGGCGGCTTCCTCGGGTCGTGGACCGCCACCGCCAAGCTGACCTTCCCGCACGTCTACATCTTCGGCACGAGCAACGAGACCGGCGAAGGCCAGCGCGAGACGTTCGTCGTCGTGGCCGCGAAGCAGCCCCTCGACCTCGCCGACCTGGGCCGTCGCGACGACGACCCCCGCTTCTTCCAGAAGCGCCAGAAGACCGTTGCAGCACCCTACGGACCCGACGACGAGAAGGCCGTGCTCGAAAGCCGATCGCGGGGTATCATCCTCACCGACGACTACGCGCCCGTCGAGAACCTGCTGGCCCCCGTCGCCGAGACCCGCGGCCAGGATTGA
- the nifJ gene encoding pyruvate:ferredoxin (flavodoxin) oxidoreductase produces the protein MQRQYVTVDGNEAAAHVAHATNEVIAIYPITPSSTMGELADAWSAVGRKNIYGVVPTVIEMQSEGGAAGACHGGLQGGALTTTFTASQGLLLMIPNMYKIAGELTSAVFHVAARSLATHALSIFGDHSDVMSARSTGWAMLCSNTVQEVQDFALIAQAATLKARIPILHFFDGFRTSHEVNKLEQLSEDDLRAMVPDDLVQAHRDRGLSPERPILRGSAQNPDVFFQAREACNLYYQAVPGIVQQAMDDFAALTGRSYKLFEYFGVPDAEHVAVAMGSGCGALEETVARLNAEGRKLGVVKIRLFRPFDVEAFLAALPTTTRRIAALDRTKEPGAIGEPIYQDVVTALAEGWADRAGDAPTPRVFGGRYGLSSKDFTPAMIKGIFDELATEAPKKHFTVGIIDDVTHLSLKWDPSFSTEADDVHRSIFFGLGSDGTVGANKNTVKIIGENTPFHAQGYFVYDSKKSGSVTVSHLRFSPRPIKSSYLVYNANFVACHQFNFLERMDVLESADPGATFLLNSPYGADEVWDKIPIETQRQIIEKKLRFYVIDAEAVAQKAGLGRRINTIMQTCFFALSGVLPRDEAIAEIKHAIEKTYGKRGDAVLQQNYAGVDHALAHLHEVTVPDAIAGDVRRVPAVPAHAPDFVKRVTAMMIEGRGDLLPVSALPVDGTFPTATAQYEKRSIAITIPIWDPEICIQCGLCALVCPHAAIRTKAFPEAALAGAPDSYLSLPFSAKEMPGSRLTVQVAPDDCTGCGVCVDVCPARSKQVIKHKAINMEPKLDHLERERANFDFFLALPEADRTQVKIEVVKGSQLLQPLFEFSGACPGCGETPYIKLMSQLFGDRAIIANATGCSSIYGGNLPTTPYATNADGRGPAWCNSLFEDNAEFGLGLRLAVDQQETYARELVRRMAPDLGDDFVREILGSPQLDDAGIAAQRERVGALKQALAGEDSSRAIALRGVADALIRRSVWIVGGDGWAYDIGFGGLDHVLATGRDVNILVLDTEVYSNTGGQASKSTPRAAVAKFASGGKTVGKKDLGMMAVDYGNVYVATVSMGANPLQTLKAFREAESYPGTSLIIAYSTCIAHGIDMTTSMAHQKDAVSTGYWPLYRYDPRTAVAGAKPFHLDSRKPTTPFREFALKEGRYAMLARANPTQSEKLLAMAQEDINERWRFYEQMAGVERTFNPMEENPR, from the coding sequence TTGCAACGGCAGTATGTGACGGTCGACGGCAACGAGGCGGCGGCCCACGTCGCCCACGCGACCAACGAGGTCATCGCGATCTATCCGATCACGCCCTCCTCGACGATGGGCGAGCTGGCCGACGCCTGGTCGGCGGTGGGACGGAAGAACATCTACGGCGTCGTCCCCACCGTGATCGAGATGCAATCCGAAGGGGGCGCCGCCGGCGCCTGCCACGGCGGCCTGCAAGGGGGAGCGTTGACCACGACGTTCACCGCCTCGCAGGGCCTCCTGCTGATGATCCCCAATATGTACAAGATCGCCGGCGAATTGACGTCGGCCGTCTTCCACGTCGCCGCCCGATCGCTGGCCACCCACGCCCTCTCGATCTTCGGCGACCACAGCGACGTCATGTCCGCCCGCTCCACCGGCTGGGCCATGCTCTGCTCGAACACCGTCCAGGAGGTCCAGGACTTCGCCCTGATCGCCCAGGCCGCGACCCTGAAGGCCCGGATCCCGATCCTCCACTTCTTCGACGGCTTTCGCACCTCCCACGAGGTCAACAAGCTCGAGCAGCTCTCCGAGGACGACCTCCGCGCCATGGTCCCCGACGACCTCGTCCAGGCCCATCGCGATCGCGGCCTCTCCCCCGAGCGGCCGATCCTCCGCGGCTCGGCCCAGAACCCGGACGTCTTTTTCCAGGCCCGCGAGGCCTGCAACCTCTACTATCAGGCCGTCCCCGGGATCGTCCAACAGGCCATGGACGACTTCGCCGCCCTCACCGGCCGCTCCTACAAGCTGTTCGAGTATTTCGGGGTGCCCGACGCCGAGCACGTCGCCGTCGCCATGGGCTCCGGCTGCGGCGCCCTCGAGGAGACCGTCGCCAGGCTCAACGCCGAGGGTCGCAAGCTCGGCGTCGTCAAGATCCGCCTCTTCCGGCCGTTCGACGTCGAGGCCTTCCTCGCGGCCCTCCCGACCACGACCCGGCGGATCGCCGCGCTCGACCGGACCAAGGAGCCGGGCGCGATCGGCGAGCCGATCTATCAGGACGTGGTCACCGCGCTCGCCGAAGGCTGGGCCGACCGCGCCGGCGACGCCCCGACCCCCCGCGTCTTCGGCGGCCGGTACGGGCTCTCGTCCAAGGACTTCACCCCCGCGATGATCAAGGGGATCTTCGACGAGCTGGCGACCGAGGCGCCCAAGAAGCACTTCACCGTCGGCATCATCGACGACGTCACCCACCTGAGCCTCAAGTGGGACCCGAGCTTCAGCACCGAGGCCGACGACGTCCACCGCTCCATCTTCTTCGGCCTCGGCAGCGACGGGACCGTCGGCGCCAACAAGAACACCGTCAAGATCATCGGCGAGAACACCCCGTTCCACGCCCAGGGCTACTTCGTCTACGACTCCAAGAAATCGGGCTCGGTCACGGTCTCCCACCTCCGGTTCAGCCCCCGGCCCATCAAGTCGTCGTACCTGGTCTACAACGCCAACTTCGTCGCCTGCCACCAGTTCAATTTCCTGGAGCGGATGGACGTGCTGGAGTCCGCCGATCCGGGCGCCACCTTCCTGCTCAACAGCCCCTACGGCGCCGACGAGGTCTGGGACAAGATCCCCATCGAGACCCAGCGCCAGATCATCGAGAAGAAGCTCCGGTTCTACGTGATCGACGCCGAGGCGGTGGCCCAGAAGGCCGGGCTCGGGCGTCGCATCAACACGATCATGCAGACCTGTTTCTTCGCCCTCTCCGGGGTCCTCCCCCGCGACGAGGCGATCGCCGAGATCAAGCACGCGATCGAGAAGACCTACGGCAAGCGCGGGGACGCCGTCCTCCAGCAGAACTACGCGGGCGTCGACCACGCCCTGGCCCACCTGCACGAGGTCACGGTCCCGGACGCGATCGCCGGCGACGTCCGCCGCGTCCCCGCCGTCCCGGCCCACGCGCCCGACTTCGTCAAGCGGGTCACCGCCATGATGATCGAGGGCCGGGGCGACCTGCTCCCCGTCAGCGCCCTGCCGGTCGACGGCACCTTCCCGACCGCCACGGCCCAGTACGAGAAGCGCAGCATCGCCATCACGATCCCGATCTGGGACCCCGAGATCTGCATCCAGTGCGGCCTCTGCGCCCTGGTCTGCCCCCACGCGGCGATCCGCACCAAGGCGTTCCCGGAAGCCGCCCTGGCCGGGGCTCCCGATAGCTACCTCTCCCTGCCGTTCTCCGCCAAGGAGATGCCCGGCTCGCGGCTGACCGTCCAGGTCGCCCCCGACGACTGCACCGGCTGCGGCGTCTGCGTCGACGTCTGCCCGGCGCGGAGCAAGCAGGTGATCAAGCACAAGGCCATCAACATGGAGCCCAAGCTCGACCACCTGGAGCGTGAGCGGGCGAACTTCGACTTCTTCCTCGCGCTCCCCGAGGCCGATCGGACCCAGGTCAAGATCGAGGTCGTCAAGGGCTCCCAGCTCCTCCAGCCGTTGTTCGAGTTCTCGGGCGCCTGCCCGGGATGCGGCGAGACCCCGTACATCAAGCTGATGAGCCAGCTCTTCGGCGACCGAGCGATCATCGCCAACGCCACCGGCTGTTCGTCGATCTACGGCGGCAACCTCCCGACCACCCCCTACGCCACCAACGCCGACGGCCGCGGCCCGGCCTGGTGCAACTCGCTCTTCGAGGACAACGCCGAGTTCGGCCTCGGCCTGCGGCTGGCCGTCGACCAGCAGGAGACCTACGCCCGCGAGCTGGTCCGGCGGATGGCCCCGGATCTGGGCGACGACTTCGTCCGCGAGATCCTCGGCTCTCCGCAGCTCGACGACGCCGGGATCGCCGCCCAGCGCGAGCGGGTGGGGGCGCTCAAGCAGGCCCTCGCCGGCGAGGACTCGTCCCGCGCGATCGCCCTGCGCGGCGTGGCCGACGCGCTCATCCGGCGGAGCGTCTGGATCGTCGGCGGCGACGGCTGGGCCTACGACATCGGCTTCGGCGGCCTCGACCACGTCCTGGCCACGGGCCGAGACGTCAACATCCTCGTCCTCGACACCGAGGTCTATTCCAACACCGGCGGCCAGGCCTCCAAGTCCACCCCCCGCGCCGCGGTCGCCAAATTCGCGTCCGGCGGCAAGACGGTCGGCAAGAAGGACCTGGGGATGATGGCCGTCGACTACGGCAACGTCTACGTCGCCACCGTCTCCATGGGCGCCAACCCCTTGCAGACGCTCAAGGCGTTCCGCGAGGCCGAGTCCTATCCCGGCACCTCGCTCATCATCGCCTACAGCACCTGCATCGCCCACGGCATCGACATGACGACGTCGATGGCCCACCAGAAGGACGCCGTCTCCACCGGCTACTGGCCCCTCTACCGCTACGACCCCCGGACCGCCGTCGCCGGCGCCAAGCCGTTCCACCTGGACAGCCGCAAGCCGACCACCCCGTTCCGCGAGTTCGCCCTCAAGGAAGGCCGCTACGCCATGCTGGCCCGCGCCAACCCCACCCAGTCCGAGAAGCTCCTGGCGATGGCCCAGGAAGACATCAACGAGCGCTGGCGCTTCTACGAGCAGATGGCCGGCGTCGAGCGGACCTTCAACCCGATGGAGGAAAACCCGAGATGA
- a CDS encoding DUF2934 domain-containing protein → MQPTWEQIQRAAYERWERRGWAHGADQDDWAAAEMDVAFQMNYRPAAEYPLASAEPIVVGSRSQTHCRYCERAAPRAKFSKARLIVPAAVGETSLYTGEICDECHAQFAGAIDEDFAKFWRSLDDGASPPATVSIGAYKSLVRMAIAIMPARELGHFADTLEWVGNPDHDFDSSLFSGTGCLVYRTHSAHAIPWVSLSRRTDPDAPLPYAVFVLVSGFHVVEIAPPLCARDQDQEEADLSLPPRSFTTGFGADSRTAMRRLLPLERNDRPRRRGMRLFA, encoded by the coding sequence ATGCAGCCTACCTGGGAACAGATTCAGCGTGCCGCCTATGAGCGTTGGGAGCGGCGAGGCTGGGCTCACGGGGCGGACCAGGACGACTGGGCCGCCGCCGAGATGGACGTCGCCTTCCAGATGAACTACCGGCCCGCGGCCGAGTATCCCCTGGCGTCGGCCGAACCCATCGTGGTCGGCTCGCGGTCCCAGACGCATTGCCGCTATTGTGAGCGAGCTGCGCCGAGGGCCAAATTCTCGAAGGCCCGGCTGATCGTGCCGGCCGCCGTGGGCGAGACCTCGCTCTACACCGGCGAGATCTGCGACGAGTGCCACGCGCAGTTCGCCGGGGCCATCGACGAGGACTTCGCGAAGTTCTGGCGGTCCCTCGACGACGGAGCCTCGCCGCCCGCGACGGTCTCGATCGGCGCGTACAAGTCGCTCGTCCGCATGGCGATCGCGATCATGCCGGCGCGCGAACTCGGGCATTTCGCCGACACCCTGGAATGGGTCGGCAATCCCGACCACGACTTCGACAGCTCGCTGTTTTCCGGCACCGGCTGCCTGGTCTACCGGACCCACTCGGCGCACGCGATCCCCTGGGTCTCGCTCTCGCGGCGGACGGACCCGGACGCCCCCCTGCCCTACGCGGTCTTCGTGCTGGTCTCCGGCTTTCACGTCGTCGAGATCGCCCCCCCGCTCTGCGCTCGGGACCAGGACCAGGAGGAAGCCGACCTCAGCCTCCCCCCCCGCTCGTTCACCACGGGCTTCGGGGCCGACTCCCGCACCGCCATGCGCAGGCTGCTCCCGCTGGAGCGGAACGACCGCCCTCGACGTCGCGGGATGCGGCTGTTCGCCTGA
- a CDS encoding sulfurtransferase: MMPTILTPLVLAISSAAFVPPTDQPAKPGARASLASFEELQGRLGAPDLRILDARAKGEYEKGHLPGAVWVDPKAVAARAAQPGALTDRESWETWIRPLGIGPETTVLVYDDNRQLDAARVWWLLGYLGVERVGLLDGGFALWSSEGRPVSQEAPEVAPRPFPVSFHAGRRASRAEVLAAVEARSARIIDARSEAEYTGEDKKSKRGGHVPAACHLEWKNFVKPDGRFLPLEEIREKVVKAGVKPGEPVITHCQGGGRAAVDAYVFERLGHPSRNYYESWADWGNAEDTPIETGSKD, from the coding sequence ATGATGCCGACGATCCTCACCCCTCTCGTCCTGGCCATCTCCTCCGCCGCGTTCGTACCGCCGACCGACCAGCCCGCGAAACCGGGGGCGAGAGCCTCGCTGGCGAGCTTCGAAGAACTCCAGGGCCGCCTGGGCGCGCCGGACCTTCGCATCCTCGACGCCCGGGCGAAGGGGGAGTATGAGAAGGGCCACCTGCCGGGGGCCGTCTGGGTGGACCCGAAGGCCGTCGCGGCGAGGGCCGCCCAGCCCGGAGCGTTGACCGACCGCGAGTCGTGGGAGACCTGGATCCGGCCCCTGGGGATCGGGCCGGAGACGACGGTCCTGGTCTACGACGACAACCGCCAGCTCGACGCCGCTCGCGTCTGGTGGCTGCTCGGCTACCTGGGAGTCGAGCGGGTCGGCCTCCTCGACGGCGGTTTCGCACTCTGGTCGTCCGAGGGGCGGCCCGTCTCTCAGGAAGCGCCCGAAGTGGCGCCCCGGCCCTTCCCCGTGTCGTTCCACGCCGGTCGTCGGGCCTCCCGCGCCGAGGTGCTCGCCGCCGTGGAAGCCCGCTCCGCGCGGATCATCGACGCCCGGAGCGAGGCCGAGTATACGGGCGAGGACAAGAAATCTAAGCGAGGCGGCCACGTCCCCGCCGCCTGCCATCTGGAGTGGAAGAACTTCGTCAAGCCCGACGGCCGCTTCCTCCCCCTTGAGGAGATTCGCGAGAAGGTCGTGAAGGCCGGGGTGAAGCCGGGAGAGCCCGTCATCACCCACTGCCAGGGAGGCGGCCGCGCGGCGGTCGACGCCTACGTCTTCGAGCGCCTGGGCCACCCATCCAGGAATTATTATGAAAGCTGGGCCGACTGGGGCAACGCCGAAGACACTCCCATCGAGACCGGCTCGAAAGACTGA
- a CDS encoding dihydroorotate dehydrogenase-like protein, whose amino-acid sequence MSARLKTKYLGLELKNPLVASAGPLTGKLETLIKLEENGVAAVVLPSLFEEQIVREEDEINKLYEYGTESFAEAQTYLPEMEEYHTGPDNYLHHLRQAKAALTVPVIASLNGTSTGGWTHYAELMQDAGADALELNIYYLPTHPELTSDDVERRYLSLVAAVRKSVKIPLAVKIGPFFSSLPNMAKRLYDEGADGLVLFNRFIQPDIDLPSLSVQPRLVLSSSDELRLPLRWIAILRSYFDKSLAATTGVHTAEDVIKLVLAGADVAMMTSALLQSGPSLLGTILFGMRSWLDDNEYESVEQMKGSMSQRNIPDPEAFERANYVKTIVSYSTDSE is encoded by the coding sequence ATGAGCGCCCGCCTGAAGACCAAGTACCTCGGCCTGGAGCTGAAGAACCCCCTCGTCGCCTCGGCGGGCCCGCTCACCGGCAAGCTCGAGACCCTCATCAAGCTTGAGGAAAACGGCGTGGCGGCCGTCGTCCTGCCATCGCTCTTCGAAGAGCAGATCGTCCGCGAGGAAGACGAGATCAACAAGCTCTACGAATACGGCACCGAGTCGTTCGCCGAGGCCCAGACCTACCTCCCCGAGATGGAGGAGTATCACACCGGCCCGGACAACTACCTGCACCACCTCCGCCAGGCCAAGGCCGCACTGACGGTCCCTGTGATCGCCAGCCTCAACGGCACCAGCACCGGCGGCTGGACCCACTACGCCGAGTTGATGCAAGACGCCGGGGCCGACGCCCTCGAATTGAACATCTACTACCTCCCGACCCACCCCGAGCTGACCTCGGACGACGTCGAAAGGCGCTATCTGAGCCTGGTCGCCGCCGTCCGCAAGTCGGTCAAGATCCCCCTGGCGGTCAAGATCGGCCCCTTCTTCAGCTCGCTCCCCAACATGGCGAAGCGGCTGTACGACGAGGGGGCGGACGGCCTCGTGCTGTTCAACCGATTCATCCAGCCGGACATCGACCTTCCCAGCCTGTCGGTCCAGCCCCGGCTCGTCCTCAGCAGCAGCGACGAACTGCGGCTCCCCCTGCGCTGGATCGCCATCCTCCGCTCGTACTTCGACAAGTCGCTCGCGGCCACCACCGGCGTCCACACCGCCGAGGACGTCATCAAACTGGTGCTGGCCGGGGCCGACGTCGCCATGATGACCTCGGCCTTGCTCCAGTCCGGCCCCTCCCTCCTCGGCACCATCCTGTTCGGCATGCGGAGCTGGCTGGACGACAACGAGTACGAGTCGGTCGAACAGATGAAGGGCTCGATGAGCCAGCGCAACATTCCCGACCCCGAAGCCTTCGAACGTGCCAACTACGTCAAGACGATCGTCTCGTACAGCACCGACTCCGAGTAA
- a CDS encoding TlpA family protein disulfide reductase: MAFVLAAFWVVYLIVARPGRIDDLDAPGPGTAVPYDWKLEGLDGAPVEFASFRGKTLFVNVWATWCGPCVREMPSIARLAAEPDLQKGDVAFLCIATDDSIEDVRRFVAGKDWPMTILHARALPPVFLTDGIPATFFVSPDGRLAYSRVGGAEWDAPEVVKKLRDLAASPPKAPTAPPAG; encoded by the coding sequence ATGGCCTTCGTCCTCGCGGCGTTCTGGGTCGTGTACCTGATCGTGGCGAGGCCGGGGCGGATCGACGACCTCGACGCGCCGGGCCCCGGAACGGCCGTCCCCTACGATTGGAAGCTCGAGGGCCTCGACGGAGCGCCGGTGGAGTTCGCCTCGTTTCGGGGCAAGACCCTCTTCGTGAACGTCTGGGCGACCTGGTGCGGCCCCTGCGTGCGCGAGATGCCCTCGATCGCCCGCCTGGCGGCCGAACCGGACCTCCAGAAAGGCGACGTCGCGTTCCTCTGCATCGCCACGGACGATTCGATCGAGGACGTGCGGCGGTTCGTCGCCGGCAAGGACTGGCCGATGACGATCCTCCACGCGCGGGCGCTCCCGCCGGTCTTCCTGACCGATGGAATCCCCGCGACGTTCTTCGTCTCGCCGGACGGACGCCTCGCCTACTCGCGCGTCGGGGGCGCGGAGTGGGACGCTCCCGAGGTCGTCAAGAAGCTGCGCGACCTGGCGGCGTCGCCGCCGAAGGCCCCCACGGCCCCGCCGGCGGGTTGA